The following coding sequences are from one Sphingobium sp. Cam5-1 window:
- the xylB gene encoding xylulokinase: MYLGIDIGTSGVKAVIVAESGAVMAAGTAPLGVCRPFPGWSEQDPDHWWQATEAAVLALPEDLRARVLGVGLAGQMHGATLLGADHRPLRPAILWNDGRSSDACRQLEQRVPESRSITGNLAMPGFTAPKLLWVTEHEPEIFERVDKILLPKDYVRLCMTGDMASDLSDSAGTLWLDVAARDWSEVMLGATGLSRNHMPPLFEGNAVTGVLRHEVAAQWGMARVPVAAGGGDNAAGAVGIGVVNEGDALLSLGTSGVIFVATRAFRPNPERAVHAFCHCLPDMWHQMSVHLSAASCIDWGVKATGADDPAGFFALAEAAGAGVGPEIFLPYLSGERTPHNDPHVRAAVLGIDNETDRGRIAAAVLEGVAFAHADGIAVLRDAGTEIQQLSVIGGGARSRYWGTIIAAALNVRLAYLEGGEVGPALGAAKLALMAVTGASAAEACVRPPISHIIEPDAALADRLAPRLARFRAAYSAIQSLQGEIRDRQLFR, encoded by the coding sequence ATGTATCTCGGCATAGATATCGGAACGTCAGGGGTTAAGGCGGTCATCGTTGCGGAGAGCGGAGCGGTCATGGCTGCCGGAACCGCCCCGTTGGGCGTTTGCCGCCCGTTCCCGGGTTGGTCAGAGCAGGATCCCGATCATTGGTGGCAGGCGACCGAGGCCGCGGTTCTTGCGCTTCCTGAAGATCTCCGGGCGCGGGTGCTAGGGGTGGGCCTTGCTGGGCAGATGCACGGCGCCACCCTGCTAGGCGCAGATCATCGTCCGCTGAGGCCAGCCATTCTTTGGAATGATGGCCGTAGTTCAGACGCATGCCGCCAACTTGAGCAACGGGTTCCTGAATCGCGCTCCATCACAGGCAACCTTGCCATGCCTGGGTTCACCGCACCCAAATTGCTGTGGGTGACGGAGCATGAACCTGAGATCTTCGAACGCGTCGATAAAATTTTGTTGCCCAAGGATTATGTGCGCCTTTGCATGACCGGCGACATGGCGTCTGACCTGTCCGATAGCGCCGGAACATTGTGGCTGGATGTGGCGGCGCGAGACTGGAGCGAGGTCATGCTTGGAGCCACCGGCCTTTCGAGAAATCACATGCCTCCGCTGTTCGAGGGCAATGCCGTTACGGGCGTGTTGCGGCACGAGGTCGCGGCGCAGTGGGGCATGGCGAGGGTGCCGGTGGCTGCTGGCGGCGGTGATAATGCTGCGGGCGCTGTCGGCATCGGTGTCGTCAACGAAGGCGATGCGCTGCTGTCGCTCGGCACGTCTGGCGTGATTTTTGTGGCGACGCGGGCTTTTCGCCCTAACCCTGAACGTGCGGTGCACGCCTTTTGCCACTGCCTTCCCGATATGTGGCACCAGATGAGCGTGCATCTGTCTGCGGCCTCCTGCATCGACTGGGGGGTCAAGGCAACGGGAGCCGATGACCCGGCCGGATTCTTTGCCCTTGCCGAAGCGGCAGGCGCGGGAGTGGGACCTGAGATATTTCTCCCCTACCTTTCCGGCGAGCGCACGCCACATAATGATCCGCATGTGCGGGCCGCTGTGCTGGGTATCGACAATGAAACGGACAGAGGGCGTATCGCAGCGGCTGTCCTGGAAGGCGTCGCATTCGCTCATGCGGATGGCATCGCCGTGCTGCGCGACGCCGGTACGGAGATCCAACAGCTTTCGGTGATCGGCGGGGGTGCGCGATCCCGATATTGGGGCACGATCATCGCCGCTGCACTGAATGTGCGCCTTGCTTACCTGGAAGGCGGGGAGGTGGGCCCCGCACTCGGCGCTGCGAAGCTCGCCCTCATGGCTGTGACTGGAGCCAGCGCGGCTGAAGCCTGTGTCCGGCCCCCCATTTCTCACATCATAGAGCCCGACGCCGCGCTAGCCGATCGCCTTGCGCCGCGGCTGGCCCGTTTTCGGGCCGCCTATTCCGCCATTCAATCACTTCAAGGAGAAATCCGTGACCGCCAGCTATTTCGCTGA
- the xylA gene encoding xylose isomerase, producing the protein MTASYFAEFPTIAYEGPESNNDLAYRWYDKDKVILGKRMEEHLRFAVCFWHSFCWPGSDVFGAGTFRRPWHAGANDTAAARAKREAALSFVEKLDVPFYCFHDVDVMAEADTIGAFRKSFAEAVDHLEELQDRHRRKLLWGTANLFSHPRYMAGAATNPDPEVYAWAASQVRDALDATHRLGGANYVLWGGREGYDTILNTEIGIEQENFGRFLNLVVDHKHRVGFTGTILIEPKPHEPTKHQYDFDTQTVYGFLKRFGLENEVRVNIEANHATLSGHTFEHEIAMARALGIFGSIDANRGDHQNGWDTDQFPNSVEELTLAMLEIIRAGGFSDGGFNFDAKVRRQSVDAIDLFHGHIGGIDTVAHALVKAAAIIEDGRVDAFRAERYAGWQGELGQHIRSSEGTLGSIADLAVGRDLAPQPRSGRQEWLENMVNRF; encoded by the coding sequence GTGACCGCCAGCTATTTCGCTGAATTCCCGACCATCGCCTACGAGGGGCCGGAGAGTAATAACGACCTCGCCTATCGCTGGTACGACAAGGACAAGGTCATCCTGGGCAAGCGCATGGAAGAGCATCTGCGCTTTGCGGTCTGCTTCTGGCATAGCTTCTGCTGGCCAGGCAGCGATGTGTTCGGCGCCGGCACCTTCCGTCGCCCCTGGCATGCAGGCGCAAACGATACGGCGGCGGCTCGTGCCAAGCGGGAGGCTGCGCTGTCCTTCGTCGAGAAGCTGGACGTGCCCTTCTACTGCTTCCACGACGTCGACGTCATGGCCGAGGCCGACACCATCGGTGCGTTCCGCAAGAGCTTTGCCGAGGCGGTTGATCATCTGGAGGAGTTGCAGGACAGACATCGCCGCAAGCTGCTGTGGGGGACGGCCAACCTGTTCAGCCACCCGCGCTACATGGCGGGTGCTGCAACCAATCCCGATCCGGAAGTCTATGCGTGGGCTGCGAGTCAGGTTCGTGATGCCCTTGACGCGACGCACCGGTTGGGCGGGGCAAATTATGTGCTGTGGGGCGGCCGCGAAGGCTATGACACGATCCTCAATACTGAAATTGGAATCGAGCAGGAGAATTTCGGCCGCTTCCTCAACCTCGTCGTCGATCACAAGCATCGTGTCGGGTTTACCGGAACGATCCTCATCGAGCCGAAGCCGCATGAACCGACCAAGCACCAATATGACTTTGATACCCAAACTGTTTACGGCTTCCTGAAGCGCTTCGGCCTGGAAAACGAGGTGCGCGTAAACATCGAGGCGAATCACGCCACTCTGTCGGGCCACACGTTCGAGCATGAGATCGCCATGGCTAGGGCGCTGGGCATATTTGGATCGATCGATGCTAATCGCGGCGATCATCAGAATGGTTGGGATACCGACCAGTTCCCCAACTCGGTCGAGGAGTTGACGCTGGCCATGTTGGAAATCATCCGTGCAGGCGGCTTCAGTGACGGGGGCTTTAATTTCGACGCGAAGGTCCGGCGACAGAGCGTAGATGCGATTGATCTGTTCCATGGTCATATCGGCGGTATCGACACGGTTGCGCATGCGCTCGTAAAGGCAGCCGCAATCATCGAGGATGGACGCGTCGACGCATTCCGTGCTGAGCGCTATGCGGGATGGCAGGGCGAACTCGGTCAGCATATCCGGTCGAGCGAGGGAACGCTGGGTTCGATCGCCGATCTCGCGGTTGGGCGCGATCTTGCGCCGCAGCCGCGTTCCGGTCGCCAGGAGTGGCTGGAGAACATGGTGAATCGCTTCTGA
- a CDS encoding aldose 1-epimerase codes for MELTAGEYRLLLAPERGGSILAFDWQGEALFRPVCGPSILDVACFPLVPFSNRIAFGRFQAHGMDVQLAPNFPGSDDPHTLHGYGWLSPWTVQSYGPCVATIGQHHRADGWPWSYYAEQRFELAEDGLTIALSVTNLSDSLMPAGLGIHPYLPRVPDAAYRGYHRGEWQNNEDCLPQRLDERDCAIDWWQGGAVAQREVDTVYTDRHGPISILWPSRDLSLQINPSEALPHTVVYTPKDQNFFCIEPVSHSTNALNSMSSSMRWLDLYEIFEVTTSFRAARLKKL; via the coding sequence ATGGAACTGACTGCAGGCGAATATCGGCTGCTGCTGGCGCCGGAACGAGGTGGTTCGATCCTGGCGTTTGATTGGCAGGGCGAAGCGTTGTTTCGCCCTGTCTGCGGCCCGTCCATATTGGATGTCGCTTGCTTTCCGCTCGTGCCCTTTTCCAACCGGATAGCCTTTGGCCGCTTTCAAGCGCATGGGATGGACGTACAACTCGCTCCGAACTTCCCCGGTTCTGATGATCCTCATACGCTGCATGGTTATGGTTGGCTATCACCTTGGACTGTCCAGTCTTATGGCCCCTGCGTGGCAACTATCGGTCAACACCATCGAGCCGACGGTTGGCCTTGGAGCTATTATGCCGAGCAGCGGTTCGAACTTGCTGAGGATGGATTGACCATCGCTTTGTCGGTGACCAATCTAAGTGATAGTTTGATGCCGGCAGGCTTGGGAATTCATCCCTATCTTCCACGCGTGCCTGACGCTGCCTACCGTGGTTACCATCGCGGGGAATGGCAGAATAACGAGGACTGTCTCCCGCAAAGACTTGATGAAAGAGATTGTGCAATCGACTGGTGGCAGGGCGGTGCTGTTGCGCAACGCGAGGTTGATACTGTTTACACCGATCGTCATGGACCGATCTCGATCCTTTGGCCTTCTCGTGATTTGTCACTTCAAATCAACCCCAGCGAGGCGCTGCCCCATACGGTGGTTTATACTCCAAAAGACCAGAATTTTTTCTGTATCGAGCCGGTCAGTCACTCAACAAATGCCTTGAATTCTATGTCGTCCAGCATGCGATGGCTGGATCTCTACGAGATATTTGAAGTGACCACTTCATTCAGGGCTGCCAGGCTTAAGAAGCTTTAA